In the Natronoglycomyces albus genome, CCTGATGCAGGATGCCACGAATCACATGCCGGGTCGTCTGCGGTCGGTTAGAGGTGATCGCGATCTTGGAGCCGATAATGGCATTGGTCAAAGTGGATTTTCCGGCATTGGGTCGTCCCACGAAGCAGGCAAAACCTGCCCTGTACGGCTCTGTGTCAGCCACTAAACTGCGGTTCCTATCTGAGTTATTTCTCGTTTGACGACCGCGTAAACCGGGGCCGTCTTCGTCACATCGGCGACGGCGGCCACGCCCGCCTCGTCGGAGTCAGTACCGAACAGAACGGCGGCCTCCAGCTTGTCGGCCCCCGCAGCGGCGGCTTGCGCAACCGCCGCTTGCAGC is a window encoding:
- a CDS encoding cytidine deaminase; its protein translation is MDELTAEDSKLLTLARSSAARINQTVGAAVRDGLGRTYASAAVDLPSLRLTALQAAVAQAAAAGADKLEAAVLFGTDSDEAGVAAVADVTKTAPVYAVVKREITQIGTAV